Proteins encoded within one genomic window of Brassica rapa cultivar Chiifu-401-42 chromosome A09, CAAS_Brap_v3.01, whole genome shotgun sequence:
- the LOC103837952 gene encoding uncharacterized protein LOC103837952 has translation MSRFLSKTLIPHGRFFLRRFNEPSLVSFSRRPYSSKPHVIEIDLDSSSSATSKAEAEAAVLKKLNEFVRRIVVQNSTPDWLPFAPGSSFWVPPHQNTAAKIANLVGRVTNPLTEEEAFSLFSPSGSPRSSFFIPLDDGSEVEGSVELNIPGNEMLEVKLAQFPDPFYSFKHGGDNEE, from the exons atgtCCCGATTCTTGTCAAAAACCCTAATCCCCCACGGGAGATTCTTCCTCCGTCGCTTCAACGAGCCAAGCCTCGTCTCTTTCAGCCGCCGTCCCTATTCCTCAAAGCCGCACGTCATCGAGATCGACCTCGATTCTTCCTCGTCAGCGACGTCCAAAGCCGAGGCCGAAGCAGCGGTTCTCAAGAAGCTGAACGAGTTCGTTCGGAGGATCGTCGTTCAGAATTCGACTCCTGATTGGCTCCCTTTCGCCCCAGGCTCCTCCTTCTGGGTCCCGCCTCATCAAAACACGGCCGCGAAGATCGCCAATTTGGTCGGCAGGGTGACGAATCCGTTGACGGAGGAGGaagctttctctctcttctctccttctGGCTCGCCTCGTTCCTCTTTCTTCATTCCTCTTG ATGATGGTTCTGAGGTAGAAGGTAGCGTAGAGTTGAACATTCCGGGGAATGAGATGCTGGAAGTCAAGCTAGCGCAGTTTCCTGATCCTTTTTACTCGTTTAAACACGGAGGAGACAATGAAGAGTGA
- the LOC103837953 gene encoding uncharacterized protein LOC103837953: protein MLVESSLSASVETTLLNASEYQGPSPVFNWMSLAETYQMIHKPPDESQVSFLEAVPVPDAMNLDKLEHPKLQPSCPEKAVTSLVYTRRKRSVRPGGTEDNSPGKCKKQDDSLDDSVVPVYNTGQSIKGKHRFNNCLVYSRKEKRGITSCVPTIGANDVFNSVHDCGETKRRRTRFDNCLVYTSRKKGRVKSHTCSFSKHVSGGTKISGDQAHSSEYSQMGHIVNPGEIKNSGHGPVYSQSKQLVKSNGDTSDSLLVYSRRKQKAKSSGARVNGFLVYTRKKPKANNIAADSCSSQSSSELASGSSKSGEDEATGSDSDTDGSSSSPFRRCKRCDKAGTVEKMLICDECEEAYHTRCCGVGMKEVEIDDWLCRSCLKKKSSKTKIKGRPREQRKWRVSEPFVIGVRVGKEFQADVPDWSGPTMSDTSFVGEPVEIDQSEYMHDLKKAKKPRSAVNWLQCREEDRNGDICGKWRRAPRSEVQTNDWECFCCVFWDPSHADCAVPQELETDEILKQLKYINMLRPRSDAKTRKIGPNCRSRLHK from the exons ATGTTGGTGGAAAGTTCGCTCAGCGCTTCCGTTGAAACAACTCTACTGAACGCATCTGAGTATCAAGGCCCATCTCCTGTTTTTAATTGGATGTCGCTTGCTGAAACTTACCAGATGATCCACAAACCTCCGGATGAGTCTCAAGTAAGCTTTCTTGAAGCTGTTCCGGTCCCTGATGCAATGAATCTTGATAAATTAGAACATCCGAAACTTCAACCAAGTTGTCCGGAAAAGGCCGTGACTTCACTTGTGTATACTCGAAGGAAGAGAAGCGTGAGACCTGGGGGTACTGAGGATAATAGCCCAGGAAAGTGCAAGAAACAGGATGATTCACTCGATGACTCTGTTGTCCCAGTTTATAACACTGGACAAAGCATAAAAGGGAAACATCGCTTCAACAATTGTCTTGTTTATAGCAGGAAGGAAAAAAGAGGCATAACCAGTTGTGTTCCTACAATAGGAGCTAATGATGTTTTTAACTCTGTGCACGACTGTGGAGAAACCAAGAGAAGAAGAACTCGATTTGATAACTGTCTCGTGTATACCAGCAGAAAGAAAGGTAGAGTAAAATCTCATACTTGTAGTTTTAGCAAACATGTCTCTGGAGGAACCAAGATAAGCGGTGATCAAGCTCACTCTTCTGAGTATAGCCAAATGGGGCATATAGTTAACCCTGGAGAAATCAAGAATAGTGGCCATGGACCTGTTTACAGCCAAAGCAAGCAGTTAGTGAAATCTAATGGTGATACATCTGATAGCTTACTTGTGTATAGCCGGAGGAAGCAGAAAGCAAAATCTAGTGGTGCTCGGGTTAATGGCTTTCTAGTGTATACACGGAAGAAGCCTAAAGCAAATAATATTGCAGCTGACAGCTGCTCGTCACAATCCAGTTCTGAACTTGCTTCAGGTTCCAGTAAAAGTGGAGAAGATGAAGCTACAGGTTCTGACTCAGATACAGACGGTAGTAGTAGCAGCCCTTTCAGACGGTGCAAACGTTGTGATAAGGCAGGTACTGTGGAGAAGATGTTGATTTGTGATGAATGTGAAGAAGCATATCATACGAGGTGCTGCGGTGTTGGAATGAAAGAGGTTGAGATTGATGACTGGCTCTGTCGATCTTGTTTGAAAAAGAAGTCATCAAAGACAAAGATTAAGGGGAGACCACGGGAACAACGGAAATGGAGAGTTTCAGAACCATTTGTTATAGGAGTTCGAGTAGGAAAAGAGTTTCAAGCGGATGTTCCAGACTGGTCAGGTCCAACCATGAG TGATACTTCTTTTGTTGGTGAACCCGTGGAGATTGATCAGTCTGAATATATGCAT GATCTCAAGAAGGCCAAGAAGCCACGTTCTGCAGTAAATTGGCTCCAATGCAGAGAGGAGGATAGGAATGGAGATATTTGCGGAAAGTGGCGCAG GGCTCCTCGCTCAGAGGTACAGACCAACGACTGGGAATGCTTCTGCTGCGTCTTTTGGGATCCATCACATGCTGATTGTGCCGTCCCTCAG GAACTGGAAACTGATGAGATCCTGAAACAACTCAAGTACATCAACATG CTTAGACCTCGTTCAGACGCCAAAACGCGGAAGATAGGACCAAATTGTCGAAGCAGATTACATAAATGA
- the LOC103837955 gene encoding transmembrane protein 230, with amino-acid sequence MAYVDHAFSISDEDLMIGTSYTVSNRPPVKEISLAVALLLFGIVGIVSGFFMAYNRVGGDRGHGVFFIVLGCLVFLPGFYYTRIAYYAYKGYTGFSFSNIPSV; translated from the exons ATGGCTTACGTAGACCACGCGTTCTCGATCTCGGACGAGGACCTAATGATTGGGACTTCGTACACCGTCAGTAATCGACCGCCGGTGAAGGAGATCTCACTCGCGGTGGCTCTCCTCTTGTTCGGAATCGTAGGAATCGTCTCCGGTTTCTTCATGGCGTACAACCGCGTTGGCGGTGATCGAGGCCACG GTGTCTTCTTCATTGTACTCGGGTGTCTTGTGTTTCTCCCGGGGTTTTACTATACGCGGATTGCATATTACGCTTACAAAGGATATACAGGCTTCTCCTTCTCCAACATACCATCTGTTTAA
- the LOC103837956 gene encoding threonine synthase 1, chloroplastic, translating into MTSCSFSSSSLFSFNLPNQNSLHRRPPTIPRHVILSSTDGSSNGASSSSPPTVKPSRTEDNIRDEARRHRSTSANPFSARYVPFNAPPGSTESYSLDDIVYRSESGGLLDVQHDLDALRAHDGAYWRNLFDSRVGKTKWPYGSGVWSKKEWVLPEIDHDDIVSAFEGNSNLFWAERFGKTFLGMNDLWVKHCGISHTGSFKDLGMTVLVSQVNRLRKMNKPVVGVGCASTGDTSAALSAYCASAGIPSIVILPANKISMAQLVQPIANGAFVLSIDTDFDGCMKLIREITSELPIYLANSLNSLRLEGQKTAAIEILQQFNWQVPDWVIVPGGNLGNIYAFYKGFKMCQELGLVDRIPRLVCAQAANANPLYLHYKSGWKEFKPVKANATFASAIQIGDPVSIDRAVYALRNCDGIVEEATEEELMDAMAQADSTGMFVCPHTGVALTALFKLRSQGVIAPTDRTVVVSTAHGLKFTQAKIDYHSKAIPDMACRFSNPPVEVKADFGAVMDVLKGYLGSEELRL; encoded by the coding sequence ATGACGTCATGCTCTTTCTCCAGTtcctctctcttctccttcaaccTCCCTAATCAAAACTCTCTCCACCGTCGTCCACCAACCATCCCCCGTCACGTCATCCTCTCCTCCACCGACGGCAGCAGCAACGgcgcttcttcatcttctcctccCACCGTAAAGCCTTCTCGAACCGAAGACAACATCCGCGACGAAGCTCGCCGCCACCGCTCCACCTCCGCGAATCCCTTCTCCGCCAGATACGTCCCGTTCAACGCTCCCCCCGGCTCCACCGAGTCATACTCCCTCGACGACATCGTCTACCGCAGCGAATCCGGCGGCCTGCTCGACGTCCAGCACGACCTCGACGCCTTGAGGGCCCACGACGGAGCTTACTGGCGCAACCTCTTCGACTCGCGCGTCGGGAAAACCAAGTGGCCCTACGGCTCCGGAGTCTGGTCCAAGAAAGAGTGGGTCCTCCCCGAGATCGACCACGACGACATCGTTTCGGCCTTCGAAGGAAACTCGAACCTCTTCTGGGCCGAGAGGTTCGGCAAAACGTTCCTCGGGATGAACGACTTGTGGGTGAAACACTGTGGAATCAGCCACACGGGAAGCTTCAAGGATCTCGGCATGACTGTGCTGGTCAGCCAAGTCAACCGTCTAAGGAAGATGAACAAACCGGTGGTCGGAGTCGGATGCGCTTCCACCGGAGACACTTCCGCCGCTCTCTCCGCTTACTGCGCATCCGCAGGGATCCCTTCGATCGTGATCCTACCTGCGAACAAAATCTCCATGGCGCAGCTGGTTCAGCCGATAGCTAACGGTGCGTTTGTTCTGAGCATAGACACAGATTTTGACGGATGTATGAAGCTGATCAGAGAGATTACCTCCGAGTTGCCGATTTATTTAGCTAACTCGTTGAATAGTTTGAGGTTAGAAGGACAGAAGACAGCAGCTATAGAGATCCTTCAGCAGTTTAACTGGCAAGTTCCTGATTGGGTGATTGTTCCTGGAGGCAATCTCGGTAATATCTACGCGTTTTACAAGGGTTTTAAAATGTGTCAAGAGCTGGGACTTGTCGATAGGATCCCTAGGCTGGTTTGCGCGCAGGCGGCTAACGCGAATCCGCTTTACTTGCATTACAAGTCAGGGTGGAAGGAGTTCAAACCGGTTAAGGCGAACGCTACTTTCGCCTCCGCGATTCAGATTGGTGATCCGGTTTCGATAGACAGAGCGGTTTATGCGCTTAGAAACTGCGACGGTATTGTGGAAGAAGCCACGGAAGAGGAGCTGATGGATGCGATGGCTCAGGCTGATTCGACAGGGATGTTTGTGTGTCCGCACACTGGTGTTGCACTGACGGCTCTGTTTAAATTGAGGAGCCAAGGGGTGATTGCACCGACTGATCGGACCGTGGTGGTGAGTACTGCTCACGGGCTGAAATTTACTCAGGCTAAGATTGATTACCACTCGAAAGCTATACCGGATATGGCTTGCCGGTTCTCAAATCCGCCGGTTGAAGTGAAGGCGGATTTTGGAGCTGTCATGGATGTCCTCAAGGGTTACTTGGGGAGTGAGGAACTTAGGTTATAA
- the LOC103837957 gene encoding serine/threonine-protein kinase tricorner — translation MENCETDHEEEVVEKMTSSPTSEVVEDEGLVSNSTLEKVAAAKKYIEDHYSKRMRHIQQRKERRLVLEQKIASLDVSEKEQHELLEDLQRKETEYTRLMRNRLCVDDFDLLSIIGRGAFGEVRLCREKKTGNIYAMKKLRKSEMLSRGQVEHVRSERNLLAEVASDCIVKLYYSFQDPEYLYLIMEYLSGGDVMTLLMREETLTETVARFYIAQSVLAIESIHEHNYVHRDIKPDNLLLDKNGHMKLSDFGLCKPLDCRHISAMKVNEPLNDENTNESIECDEHCAIGRRGRRWRSPLEQLQHWQIHRRKLAYSTVGTPDYIAPEVLLKKGYGVECDWWSLGAIMYEMLVGYPPFYSDDPVTTCRKIVGWRTHLVFPEDARLTPEARDLICSLLCDSEHRLGSHGAGAEQIKAHPWFKDVEWENLYEMDAAFKPVVNGELDTQNFMKFDEVDCPKPTRTGSGPSWKVSITPQNINFVGYTYRNFDAVRSRRSLDIKGNLSPPRSSTDSTLSDSAIDYAKLSTVDDSQQ, via the exons atggaGAATTGTGAAACGGATCacgaggaggaggtggtggagaaGATGACGTCATCTCCGACGTCGGAGGTCGTGGAGGATGAAGGGTTGGTTTCAAATTCGACATTGGAGAAAGTTGCTGCGGCGAAGAAGTATATAGAGGATCATTACAGCAAACGCATGAGACACATCCAACAACGTAAAGAAAG GCGTTTGGTGCTAGAGCAAAAGATAGCATCTTTAGATGTATCGGAGAAAGAACAACACGAGTTGCTTGAGGATTTGCAGAGGAAAGAGACAGAGTATACTAGGTTAATGAGGAACAGGCTTTGCGTTGATGATTTTGATCTTCTCAGTATTATTGGTAGAGGAGCTTTCGGTGAG GTAAGGCTATGCCGTGAGAAAAAGACTGGCAACATTTACGCCATGAAGAAGCTGAGGAAGTCTGAGATGCTTAGTAGGGGGCAA GTTGAACATGTTAGATCCGAGAGGAACTTGCTAGCAGAAGTTGCTAGTGACTGTATTGTGAAGCTTTATTACTCGTTCCAAGATCCAGAATACTTGTACCTTATTATGGAGTATCTGTCCGGTGGTGATGTGATGACTTTGCTTATGAGGGAAGAGACCTTGACTGAGACGGTGGCTCGGTTTTACATTGCACAAAGTGTTTTGGCGATTGAGTCGATACATGAACATAACTATGTTCACAG GGATATAAAACCAGACAACCTTCTGTTGGACAAGAATGGTCATATGAAGCTGTCAGATTTTGGTCTTTGTAAGCCTCTCGACTGTAGACATATATCGGCTATGAAAGTAAATGAACCTTTGAATGATGAGAATACGAATGAATCAATCGAATGTGATGAGCACTGCGCGATAGGACGCCGTGGAAGGCGCTGGAGAAGTCCGTTGGAACAGCTGCAACATTGGCAGATACACAGAAGAAAACtg GCATATTCAACTGTTGGTACCCCTGATTATATTGCCCCTGAAGTGTTGCTGAAGAAGGGATATGGTGTAGAATGTGACTG GTGGTCTTTGGGAGCCATTATGTATGAGATGCTCGTTGGTTATCCCCCATTTTACTCTGATGACCCTGTAACAACATGTAGAAAG ATTGTGGGATGGAGAACTCATTTGGTATTCCCCGAGGATGCAAGGTTGACACCTGAGGCACGAGATCTCATTTGTAGCTTGCTCTGTGATTCTGAGCATAGGCTTGGTTCTCATGGAGCTGGAGCCGAGCAAATCAAA GCTCATCCTTGGTTCAAAGATGTGGAATGGGAAAATCTATACGAGATGGATGCAGCGTTCAAGCCAGTTGTTAATGGAGAACTTGATACCCAGAATTTTATGAAGTTTGATGAG GTGGACTGTCCAAAACCAACAAGAACTGGATCGGGACCGTCATGGAAG GTGAGCATAACCCCTCAAAACATAAACTTTGTGGGATATACATACAGAAACTTTGACGCTGTCCGTTCTCGCCGGTCTTTAG ACATCAAAGGAAACCTTTCGCCACCACGTTCATCAACTGACTCCACCCTAA GTGACTCTGCAATCGATTACGCCAAGCTTTCTACAGTTGATGATTCACAACAGTGA
- the LOC103837958 gene encoding diacylglycerol O-acyltransferase 1, whose translation MAVLDSGGVAVPPTENGVADLDRLHRRKSRSDSSNGLLSDTSPSDDVGAAAAERDRVDSAAEEEAQGTANLAGGDAETRESAGGDVRFTYRPSVPAHRRTRESPLSSDAIFKQSHAGLFNLCVVVLVAVNSRLIIENLMKYGWLIRTDFWFSSTSLRDWPLFMCCLSLSVFPLAAFTVEKMVLQKFISEPVAIILHVIITLTEVLYPVYVTLRCDSAFLSGVTLMLLTCIVWLKLVSYAHTSYDIRTLANSADKVDPEISYYVSLKSLAYFMVAPTLCYQPSYPRSPCIRKGWVARQFAKLVIFTGLMGFIIEQYINPIVRNSKHPLKGDLLYAIERVLKLSVPNLYVWLCMFYCFFHLWLNILAELLCFGDREFYKDWWNAKSVGDYWRMWNMPVHKWMVRHVYFPCLRIKIPKVPAIIIAFLVSAVFHELCIAVPCRLFNLWAFMGIMFQVPLVFITNFLQERFGSMVGNMIFWFSFCIFGQPMCVLLYYHDLMNRKGSMS comes from the exons ATGGCGGTTTTGGATTCTGGAGGCGTCGCTGTACCGCCGACGGAGAACGGCGTCGCGGATCTCGACAGGCTCCACCGTCGTAAATCGAGATCGGATTCTTCCAACGGACTCCTCTCCGATACTTCCCCGTCGGACGATGTTGGAGCTGCGGCGGCCGAAAGGGATCGGGTTGATTCCGCTGCCGAGGAGGAGGCTCAGGGAACAGCGAATTTAGCTGGCGGAGATGCCGAAACTAGGGAATCCGCCGGAGGCGATGTAAGGTTTACGTATCGACCGTCGGTTCCAGCTCATCGGAGGACGAGGGAGAGTCCTCTCAGCTCTGACGCTATCTTCAAACAA AGCCATGCAGGATTGTTCAACCTCTGTGTAGTTGTTCTTGTTGCTGTTAACAGTAGACTCATCATCGAAAACCTCATGAAG TATGGTTGGTTGATCAGAACTGATTTTTGGTTTAGTTCTACATCCTTACGAGACTGGCCGCTTTTCATGTGTTG TCTTTCACTTTCGGTCTTTCCTTTGGCTGCCTTCACGGTCGAGAAAATGGTACTTCAGAAATTCATATCTGAGCCT GTTGCCATCATTCTTCATGTCATTATAACCTTGACAGAGGTCTTGTATCCAGTCTACGTCACACTGAG GTGTGATTCTGCCTTCTTATCAGGTGTCACGTTGATGCTGCTCACTTGCATTGTGTGGCTGAAGTTGGTTTCTTACGCTCATACTAGCTACGACATAAGAACCCTGGCCAATTCAGCTGATAAG GTCGATCCTGAAATCTCCTACTATGTTAGCTTGAAGAGCTTGGCGTATTTCATGGTTGCTCCCACACTGTGTTATCAG CCAAGCTATCCACGTTCTCCATGTATCCGGAAGGGTTGGGTGGCTCGTCAATTTGCGAAACTTGTCATATTCACTGGACTCATGGGATTTATAATAGAGCAG TATATAAATCCTATTGTTAGGAACTCAAAGCATCCTCTGAAAGGGGACCTTCTATATGCTATTGAAAGAGTGTTGAAGCTTTCAGTTCCAAATCTATATGTGTGGCTCTGCATGTTCTACTGCTTCTTCCACCTTTG GTTAAACATACTGGCAGAGCTGCTCTGCTTCGGGGACCGTGAATTCTACAAAGATTGGTGGAATGCAAAAAGCGTTGGAGAT TATTGGAGAATGTGGAATATG CCTGTTCACAAATGGATGGTTCGACATGTATACTTTCCGTGCCTGCGCATCAAGATACCAAAA GTACCCGCCATTATCATTGCTTTCTTAGTCTCTGCAGTCTTTCATGAG TTATGCATCGCAGTTCCTTGCCGTCTCTTCAATCTATGGGCTTTCATGGGAATTATGTTTCAG GTCCCTTTGGTCTTTATCACAAACTTTTTACAAGAAAGGTTTGGCTCCATG GTGGGAAACATGATCTTCTGGTTCAGCTTCTGCATTTTCGGACAACCGATGTGTGTGCTTCTTTATTACCATGACCTGATGAACCGCAAAGGATCCATGTCCTGA
- the LOC103837959 gene encoding casein kinase 1-like protein 5 isoform X1: protein MEPRFGNRFRLGRKIGSGSFGEIYLGTDVQTNEEVAIKLESVKTAHPQLSYESRIYRVVQGGTGIPNIKWFGAEGDYNVLVMDLLGPSLEDLFGYCSRKFTLKTVLMLADQMINRLEFIHSKSYLHRDIKPDNFLMGLGRRSNQVYIIDFGLAKKFRDSSTHRHIPYRENKSLIGTPRYASLNTHLGIEQSRRDDVESLGYILMYFLMGSLPWQGLKAGNKKQKYDKISEKKVSTSIETLCRGHPTEFASYFHYCRSLRFDDKPDYAYLKRLFRNLFIREGFQFDFVFDWTVLKYQQSQPGNPSPRANDGGVGTSSGFNPAVSNAEKRPGMYPSPKQMQAHSNEYILKACLYSIEFPNQRTNLDLNLKQKTKNVNESATAKDKLVPGSFLGRSEGSSSRRVVDSSSREPFSGGSDNANYESALKGIDSLRINSNAGDETAALPQSNGDDTTPRVEPKAKLSD, encoded by the exons ATGGAGCCTCGTTTTGGGAATAGGTTCCGCCTTGGCCGCAAAATCGGTAGCGGCTCCTTCGGAGAGATTTACCTCG GAACTGATGTTCAGACCAACGAAGAGGTCGCTATTAAGCTT GAAAGTGTGAAGACTGCGCATCCGCAACTGTCATATGAGTCGAGGATATATAGGGTTGTTCAGGGTGGAA CTGGGATTCCAAACATTAAGTGGTTTGGTGCTGAGGGTGACTACAATGTCTTAGTCATGGATTTGCTTGGTCCTAGCCTTGAGGATCTCTTTGGCTATTGCAGCCGCAAGTTCACTTTGAAGACTGTTCTCATGCTTGCTGATCAGATG ATTAATCGTCTCGAGTTCATCCATTCTAAATCCTATCTTCACCGTGATATAAAGCCGGATAATTTTCTCATGGGTTTAGGAAGGCGCTCAAATCAg GTCTATATCATAGACTTTGGCTTGGCTAAGAAATTTAGAGACAGCTCTACTCATCGACATATCCCATACAG GGAGAATAAAAGTCTAATTGGGACTCCGAGATATGCCAGCTTGAACACTCACCTAGGGATCG AGCAAAGTCGGAGGGATGATGTAGAATCACTTGGTTATATTCTAATGTACTTCCTCATGGGAAG TCTCCCATGGCAGGGACTGAAAGCTGGGAACAAGAAACAGAAATACGACAAGATTAGTGAAAAGAAGGTTTCTACTTCCATCGAA ACGTTATGCAGAGGTCATCCAACAGAGTTCGCATCCTACTTTCATTACTGCCGCTCACTTAGGTTTGATGATAAGCCTGACTATGCTTATCTGAAGAGACTCTTCCGCAACCTTTTCATCCGTGAAG GTTTCCAGTTTGATTTTGTGTTTGACTGGACGGTTCTCAAGTATCAACAATCACAACCTGGAAACCCTTCACCTCGTGCCAAT GATGGTGGTGTTGGGACTAGCTCTGGATTCAACCCTGCAGTCAGCAATGCTGAGAAACGTCCAGGTATGTATCCTTCTCCTAAACAAATGCAGGCACATAGTAATGAATATATACTCAAGGCGTGTTTGTATTCCATAGAGTTCCCAAATCAGAGAACGAATCTCGATCTTAACCTGAAGCAGAAGACCAAGAACGTAAACGAATCTGCAACTGCAAAGGACAAGCTG GTACCTGGATCGTTCTTGGGTCGATCAGAAGGATCATCATCAAGAAGAGTTGTGGACTCAAGTAGTCGTGAACCGTTCAGTGGCGGGAGTGACAATGCAAACTATGAATCTGCACTCAAAGGCATTGATAGCTTGCGGATCAATAGCAATGCAGGAGATGAGACTGCAGCGTTGCCACAATCAAATGGAGACGATACTACTCCTCGTGTAGAACCCAAAGCAAAGCTGTCAGACTGA
- the LOC103837959 gene encoding casein kinase 1-like protein 5 isoform X2: MEPRFGNRFRLGRKIGSGSFGEIYLGTDVQTNEEVAIKLESVKTAHPQLSYESRIYRVVQGGTGIPNIKWFGAEGDYNVLVMDLLGPSLEDLFGYCSRKFTLKTVLMLADQMINRLEFIHSKSYLHRDIKPDNFLMGLGRRSNQVYIIDFGLAKKFRDSSTHRHIPYRENKSLIGTPRYASLNTHLGIEQSRRDDVESLGYILMYFLMGSLPWQGLKAGNKKQKYDKISEKKVSTSIETLCRGHPTEFASYFHYCRSLRFDDKPDYAYLKRLFRNLFIREGFQFDFVFDWTVLKYQQSQPGNPSPRANDGGVGTSSGFNPAVSNAEKRPEFPNQRTNLDLNLKQKTKNVNESATAKDKLVPGSFLGRSEGSSSRRVVDSSSREPFSGGSDNANYESALKGIDSLRINSNAGDETAALPQSNGDDTTPRVEPKAKLSD; encoded by the exons ATGGAGCCTCGTTTTGGGAATAGGTTCCGCCTTGGCCGCAAAATCGGTAGCGGCTCCTTCGGAGAGATTTACCTCG GAACTGATGTTCAGACCAACGAAGAGGTCGCTATTAAGCTT GAAAGTGTGAAGACTGCGCATCCGCAACTGTCATATGAGTCGAGGATATATAGGGTTGTTCAGGGTGGAA CTGGGATTCCAAACATTAAGTGGTTTGGTGCTGAGGGTGACTACAATGTCTTAGTCATGGATTTGCTTGGTCCTAGCCTTGAGGATCTCTTTGGCTATTGCAGCCGCAAGTTCACTTTGAAGACTGTTCTCATGCTTGCTGATCAGATG ATTAATCGTCTCGAGTTCATCCATTCTAAATCCTATCTTCACCGTGATATAAAGCCGGATAATTTTCTCATGGGTTTAGGAAGGCGCTCAAATCAg GTCTATATCATAGACTTTGGCTTGGCTAAGAAATTTAGAGACAGCTCTACTCATCGACATATCCCATACAG GGAGAATAAAAGTCTAATTGGGACTCCGAGATATGCCAGCTTGAACACTCACCTAGGGATCG AGCAAAGTCGGAGGGATGATGTAGAATCACTTGGTTATATTCTAATGTACTTCCTCATGGGAAG TCTCCCATGGCAGGGACTGAAAGCTGGGAACAAGAAACAGAAATACGACAAGATTAGTGAAAAGAAGGTTTCTACTTCCATCGAA ACGTTATGCAGAGGTCATCCAACAGAGTTCGCATCCTACTTTCATTACTGCCGCTCACTTAGGTTTGATGATAAGCCTGACTATGCTTATCTGAAGAGACTCTTCCGCAACCTTTTCATCCGTGAAG GTTTCCAGTTTGATTTTGTGTTTGACTGGACGGTTCTCAAGTATCAACAATCACAACCTGGAAACCCTTCACCTCGTGCCAAT GATGGTGGTGTTGGGACTAGCTCTGGATTCAACCCTGCAGTCAGCAATGCTGAGAAACGTCCAG AGTTCCCAAATCAGAGAACGAATCTCGATCTTAACCTGAAGCAGAAGACCAAGAACGTAAACGAATCTGCAACTGCAAAGGACAAGCTG GTACCTGGATCGTTCTTGGGTCGATCAGAAGGATCATCATCAAGAAGAGTTGTGGACTCAAGTAGTCGTGAACCGTTCAGTGGCGGGAGTGACAATGCAAACTATGAATCTGCACTCAAAGGCATTGATAGCTTGCGGATCAATAGCAATGCAGGAGATGAGACTGCAGCGTTGCCACAATCAAATGGAGACGATACTACTCCTCGTGTAGAACCCAAAGCAAAGCTGTCAGACTGA